CCCCGGGCTCGCTGCACTGTGTTCGCTTTCTGGGAAACGGGACCTGCCGCTTAGAGCGGGTGGGACTTTGCAGGACTGAGATACAGGAAGGGCTCCTGGGGCATGTAAAGGCAAGAACAGGCAGGGGCGATGAAAACCTTCTGGAGAACCGCAAGGGCAGAGCTTGGTGAGTGCCTGccagggggaaaaggggaaggttTGTCCTTGTCACCATCCATGGGTCAATGTGGGTCCCTTCGGCCACCCCCGCTCCGGCGACAGTCTTTCCGTTTGCATTCACTCCGGCTTGGCCCCGGAATTTGCGCACGACCTGTCCCGACGCCACGTCCCACAGCACCACGGCCTTGTCCCCGCCGCCGGAGCAGAGATTGCTGTTGTCAAAGGAGCTGGCAGGGCGGGCACGGCAGGTCAGCGTCGACCTCCGATCCCCGCCCCAGCGCCCCGAAGCGGGCCCGGCCCCCGGCTCACCCGGCCGCGTCCAGCACCTCGTAGCCGTGGCCGCTGTACGTCCGCAGCAGCGTCCCTCGCAGCGGGTTCCACAGCTTCAGGGTCTTGTCGCGGCCGCACGTCAGGCAGTAATTGCCATCCACTGGGGAGCACCAGGCGGGGGTTACTGGGCCGCCGACCTCAGGCGGCGGGGACCGAGGGCCCAGAAGGAAGAGGCGGCCGCTCACCATTAAAGCGCACGGCGCGCACCGCCCCCTGCCCGCACTCCAGCGTCCTCAGCCGTTTCTGCGGCAGCTCGGGGGCCCGCGGCTTTGGCTCAGGGAAAGCCATGGCTCCGACAGCCCTTCCCGCCGCCTTAAATCCGACGATCCCGCGGCTTCTGCTCCGGGAACCACGCTCGGGTGTAACCTTAGTATTGTCCCCCGCGGTCTACTTCCTGTTTCCCAATTTCCGGTTCAAGTTTCGACTTTTTGGAGCTCGCAGTGGGAATACTGAAGCCCGCTTCCAGAGTTTCCCCCTAATTCCCGTTTCCCGGGAGCGGTTCTGGCCTCTTCCCACGCTCCGACTTCTGGCTGGGGGGCGTCCTGGCCCCCGCCGCGAGGACCGGAAGTGGAGGCCTGCGGTGTCACGGTGAAAGCCCCCCTTCCCGTCCACGCCGGAAGTGGCCGCTGCACGGCGGCGGAGGCGCGAGCCGGCCTTGCCCTCGCTATGTCCGCGAACAGCATGTCGGACCCGCGGAGGCCGAACAAAGTGCTGAGGTGAGGACCCCAGCGGCCTGGCCACGGGCTCGGAGAGTGGGCTGGGCGGGACGCGGGCGGCCCTGACCCTGGAGCCTGCCGCAGGTACAAGCCCCCGCCGAGCGAGTCCAACCCGGCCCTGGACGACCCGACCCCGGACTACATGAACCTTCTCGGCATGATCTTCAGCATGTGCGGCCTCATGCTCAAGGTGGGCGCGCGGCGCCTTCCAGGGCGGAGCTCGGCCTGAGCCGGAGGCCGGGGGGCGGCTTCGCGGGGGGGCCGGGCCTGGgcccgggcgggggcggggccagcctgagagccggggcagggggcggggcggcagggggcggtCCCGTGGGCGAGGGAGCTGGCGCGTGGAGGGTTTGAACTTGGCCAGGGGTGGGGCCAGAGTAAGGGGGACCCGGAAAGCCGGAGCGAAAGGGGAACCCAGAGGGCGGGGCCAGGGTGGGTAAGTGGGAGGTGGGTGTGAGCCTGGGGCCAGACTTTGAAGTAGGTTGGAGGAGCAGGTGGATAAGGGCGAGCTCCTTCAGGTCAATGTCGAGGGCCAGTGTTCCCAGGCCCGAGGGGGAATGTGGTGGGGCAACAGACATAGGCTAGGAATAGGAGCAGAAACGGGGTACCTGGGGTAAGCTCTGAGGGGGTGGGACTTGGAGAACTGGACAGGGCCTAAGCTGTGCCATCTGGAATGAGGAGGTTGGAACCGGTTTCGGGGAATGTGGGATTGGGCCTAAGGCTTGCTGGGCTCACTGAGCCGCCACACACTCATCTAATCCACCCACCACCTACCCCTCCCCAGCTGAAGTGGTGTGCTTGGGTGGCCGTCTACTGCTCCTTCATCAGCTTTGCCAACTCCCGCAGCTCGGAGGACACCAAGCAGATGATGAGCAGCTTCATGTGAGGCGGGGCCTAGAAAGGGAGGGCCCCCTCAATCTCGGGGCCCGCTAACTCCTCTCTCCCGTCTCAGGCTGTCCATCTCTGCCGTGGTGATGTCCTATCTGCAGAACCCTCAGCCCATGACGCCCCCCTGGTGATGCTGGGCCAGAGGGCTTGTATCCTGGACCCCCTTTCAACACCTCCCCCCAGGCCTGGCCCGCGGCTGCTCAGCGTCCTGCGCTCAGTAGCGTCAGCTACTGCCCTGGGCTCCCCTAGCTGAGGTGGCCTCAGGGGCCCGAGCCAGGGGAGGGAGCCTGGCCCTTGGCCCGGGCCCCACTTGTGCCAAGGCCTAGGGGAAAGCTTCAGAGGCTAACCCCTTGCCGCTGCCTCCTCCACCCTGCCTGCTGCCAAAGGAAAAATCCACATTTCAGGCACTTCTGCCTATTTTCTTATTGAAACGGTTAATAATAAAGTTTTTGATTTTGACTCTCCTCTGTGACCTGTGTCTCTTCCGGTGTACTGGGGCTACGCCTTCCAGTGAGGAAAGATTTCCAGGACCTCCACTGTCAGACCTGGGATGGGGCCCCGGTAGAAACTTCTGGTGGGTCATTTATTTCGCCAGTCTCCGGCCTGCAGTCAGGTGCCTGGGAGAGGACAGTAGCTTCTGCCCTGGGGCAACACAGCTGAAGGCACTGCTCACCTGAAGACGCCTCCTGTTCCCAGCACTTCAAAGGCAATTTATTTACCCAGCTCCCCCAGGTTCCACAGGACAGGGCGGGCACCCAACAAGCCCTGCTTCCAGCCAACCTGGGACCCTTCAAGGTAGATGGGACATCCCAGGAGCATGTGCACCCGCACACACAGGCAATCCAGACTTGGGGTACTCCGAGACCCCACACAGGAGCTGGACTCTTTGGTCAAATCAGGGGCTCAAGAGCGGGGCACACTCAGAGCTGCCCGATGCCCCCGGGCCTTGCGCCCACAGGGGCACAGCAGGTCCCAGGGACACGCCAAGCCGCCCCCGCAGTTAATGATTGGCCAGGCCGGGTCCAGGTCCCAGCTACCACCGGGCCgggacaccccccccccaagGAGGCGGCGGCGGAGCCATGGGCAAGGGCGCGTGGGCCTCAGGGGTCCGCGCCGGCTGCAGCCAGGCCGCCGCGGGGCCCGGGACCAGATCCCTGGCGGTGAAGCCACCGCTCCCGCCCAGACTCTTCTTCCTCCTGTTGTTGCTGGAGGCTCCCGGCGCTCGGGCCTCGGGCTACGAGGTGAGCGGGGGGGCCAAAGCACCCAGAGCCCTGGCTGGAGGGGTGCCTGGGTGGGCCTAGGAACGGCGGCCGAAGCGCCTGCATCGTGGGGAGCTGCGGCTGTGCGCAcgtctgtctgtctgcctgcGCCTCTCTTGCGCTTGCTCCTCGGCTTGCCTGGACTTTCCAACAAAACTGGGAGGGATTGGGCCGGTGGGCAGATGTGACCTGCGTGTGTACTTGGGAGCGCCAGCCGCACTCCTCCACTTCCTGGCTGTGACCTCGGACAAGTCActttccctctctgagcctctgctctCTCCTGGAACTGGGGATAATTCAGCCTCCCCCCGGGTGGCTGCCTGGCCCTCCCCGATGCTTAATGAACTTGAGCTTCTCCTCTTCTTTGGCCAGGGTGTGAGAGCtgccctgggggctgggccaaGCGTGAGCTGGATGTGTTCCCCTGGGAGCCACTGGCCTCCTCTGCCCACCATCGGGGTCAGGCCCTCCCCACCCTAGATCGAGGCTTCTCTTGGCCCTGCACCCCCAGCCTCCCAGGGTTACCCACGGGCTCTGTGTGTGTCTGGGGTCTCTGCAGACATGCCCCAAGGCGCAGCCAAACATGCTCAACGTGCACCTGGTGGCGCACTCACACGACGACGTGGGCTGGCTCCAAACGGTGGACCAGTACTTCTACGACAGTGAGTAGCCTGGGCACTGGCCCTGGAACCCCACAGGCCCTCTAAGCCCCTCGAATCCCTCCGGACCCTGCGCGTTGGGGGTGGGACATGCCTGGCTTGGGCTCCTGTGTCAGCAGTATCCTCCTTGGCTCTGTGGCCCCCGGCTGCCCGACTCCTCTCCCCACAGCCAAGAACAATATCCACTATGTAGGTGTGCAGTACATCCTGGACTCGGTCGTCTCTGCCCTGCTGGCCAAGCCCACCCGCCGCTTCATCTACGTGGAGATGGCCTTCTTCACCCGCTGGTGGCACCAGCAGACAAACGCCACAAAGGCGATTGTGCAGGACCTGGTGCGCCAGGGTGAGCCTGCcccaaggaagtgaaaagaggaAGACCGGGCCAGCTTCCGTTGCCACCACCCAGGCTTCTGAGATGCTATCAGGCCATGTGCGGGGTGTACGTGCATGTGGTTCCACCTGCCTGAACTTCCATTTATCTGGAGAACTCCTATGCATCCCGCAAGGCCCATCTCCAGGGCTACCCAGGGAAACTTGCCATGTAGGAGGCCCTCTGCCCTAGGTCTGGCTACGCTGGGCTGGAAAGGGCTTGGATAGGCAGCCGGTCACCTACCCTGACCCCGCTCCTAGCCCAGACTGCTGACCCCCACCTGGCCCCTCCTGGCACAGGGCGCTTGGAATTCGCCAACGGCGGCTGGGTGATGAACGACGAGGCCACCACCCACTACGGCGCCATCGTGGACCAGATGACCCTCGGGCTGCGCTTCCTGGAGGACACGTTCGGCGCCGACGGGCGCCCACGAGTGGCCTGGCACATCGACCCCTTCGGCCACTCGCGGGAGCAGGCCTCGCTCTTCGCCCAGGTGCTCCCGGGCCCGCCCTGACCCCCCTGGGTCTGCCGAGCCCCCCCTTCCCTGGGGCGCTCACTCACACCCACCGCTGCCCCATCCCCGGTCCCCTGGGAGCCCACACCCGCCCGGGAGCTGTGAATCCCGCGCCTTTCCCAGGCCCTGCTGTGCCCCCGCTCCCCGTGGTGCCGGCTCCACGGCTCTGACCCCGGCTCCTCCCGGGCTTGGGGACAGCTGGACGCCTGGCCTGCCTTTAAACCTGCTGCATTTCCTGTCCCTGCCCTGGCCCCATCTGTCCTCGGCCCGGGGAGGGGAGAGTTCTCCTGGAACCGGGCCTGTCCCCTCTCGGCTTGGGCCCAGCTTCCTCTCCAAGCTGGACCAGGGAGGGGGGTTTGGCTGTCCTTCTGACCCTTCCCTAAGCTTGGAAATGAGCTGGTGGCCCCCCCGATTTCCACCTGCACCTGAGTCACCAACCCAAGCCGGCCAGAGAGGCGGACGCTGATTCAGATCTGCCTTCTCCTGCGGCTCTGCTCCCGCCCCAACCCCAGATGGGTTTCGATGGCTTATTCTTCGGGCGGCTGGATTACCAAGACAAGAAGGTGCGGGAGGAGATGCTGGAGATGGAGCACGTGTGGCGGGCCAGCGCCAGCCTGCGTCCCCCCGCCGCCGACCTCTTCACGGGTGCGCGTGGGCCCCGGGCGGCCCCGGGCGTGGACTCAGGCTCCCTGTGTCCCTGTGGAAATCCATAACAGTTTATGAGCAAGGACCTGGCAATTCCCTCTTGCCTGTGGCCCTGCAAAATCTGGAGCCCGTcctgggcggggtggggggggtaggCTTTGACCCCAGGGGGGGCTAACCCTGGGCGCGGCCCGCAGGTGTGCTCCCCAACAGATACGACCCCCCGGTAGACTTGTGCTGGGACTCGCTATGCGGCAACAAGCCGGTGGTGGACGACGCCGGCAGCCCCGAGTACAACGCTGATCAGGTGGTGGGACACGTCCTGTATCAGGCTGCCGTCCAGGTACCCCCAGGCCCCGACGGCGTCCACCCCAAGCCGGGCCCTCCCCTGACCCAGGCGCCCCCTAGCTCTCCCCGTCACCCTCCGAGGACGGCAGCAGCCCGCTCGCCGGCACCGGGGCCCCCTCCTGGGCTGGGGTGCGTCCTTGCGTGGCAGCCTCGTCCCTCCCCACTGCAGGCAAGGCCGGATTCGCGGGCCTCAGGGCCCTCGTCTGGGGCCCGATGGAGCCGTCCACACCCACTGTTTTTGTGTGTCAGTGGTCCCACGGGCCACACTTCCACACCTTCACCCACGCCCGCATGTGCGCTGACACTCTCCGTATACCCGGGATGCACCTGTGTGCCGGAaagcaggtggtgcacctgctcTGAGACCTCCCCGTCCGCCTGCAGTCCCAGCATTACCGAACTAACCACGTCATGATGACCATGGGCTCGGACTTCCAGTACCAGAACGCCAACATGTGGTTCAAGAACCTGGACAAGCTCATCCGGCTGGTCAACGCCCAGGTCAGCTGGCGTCCCCCCACCCCGTGGCGCCCGCGGGTGGCCCCGTGTCTCTGTGCCTCGGGCTGAGCTAAGCGCACAGCTTCCCATGCTGCGGGAGTTTGTTTTGGCTTCCCAGCGGCTACAACCTTTCTGTGCAGGGGGTTGGCGGGACAACAGGACTCACTGGCTCCTGGTGCTGCAGGCTAGAAGGCTGCAGGGCTCGCCCCCTCCCAGGGTCAGCGCCTTCTGGCCCGCGGCATTCCCCGGGGCTCCGGGCTCTTCCATCTCCTGGCGATGCACATGGGGTGCCTTCCTGCCCTGGGCCCCGCTGACCTCCAGCCTCCGGCTGCTTCTGGGGCTCCCTCCCCCATGTCCAATCTTCTCTGCTTATCAGGCTCTCAGCCACGCTGGGCCAAGGCCCACCCGCCTCCTTCATTTTTCCACCAACggttttaattataaaattggAGTTATTAGAAAAGTTTAGTAAAGATCACAGTTATGCTTGCACCCTGGTAGTCTTTCAAGGATGGGATTTCTTCTGCCAAATGTTCATTTTCGCCCTCGGCCAGTGGTTTGCACTTAAATGCGTGTTCAGAGCGTCTGATGCCTAAATGTGCACACACGTGTGAGCCCCCCCAGATGCCCCCGAGGGCTCACCCCCCACTCCTTCTCCACAGCAGGCCAACGGCAGCGGTGTCCACGTGCTCTACTCCACCCCCGCCTGTTACCTCTGGCAGCTGCACAAGGCCAACCTCGCCTGGTACCTGGGGGCACCgggaggctggggggtgggggggtccccGGGCTGTGGCCGGCCCTCaacgcccccgcccccaggtcgGTGAAGAAGGACGACTTCTTCCCCTACGCCGACGAGGCCCACGCGTTCTGGACCGGCTACTTCTCCAGCCGGCCGGCCCTCAAACGCTACGAGCGCCGCAGCTACAACTTCCTGCAGGTGGGGGGGCGCCCGGCTGTGGGGGCGGCCCCGGGGGTCCCGCGCAGACCCGCCGCCCCAACACGCCCCCTGCCCAGGTGTGCAGCCAGCTGGAGGCGCTGGCGGGCCCGGCGGCCAACGAGGGACCCTACGGCAGCGGAGACAGCGCGCCCCTCGGTAGGCGACCCCAGGcgggcccccggccccctccGCCGACGCGGGCCCCGGGGGTCGGGCGGGGTGTCCCGCGGAGACCCCGGAGGCTGCCGGTCGCCCGCAGGGGAGGCCATGGCCGTGCTGCAGCACCACGACGCCGTCAGCGGCACCTCCAAGCAGCACGTGGCGGACGACTACGCGCGCCAGCTCGCCGCGGGCTGGGGGCCCTGCGAGgtgcggggcggggcctgcgaggtgcgggggcgggggcctgcgaggtgcggggcggggcctgcgcggCGGAGGCGGGGCCTGCGAGGTGCGCGGGGCGGGGGTTGGGCGGTGCGTGTGGGCGTGgcctgggagggggcggggcctgcgaggtgcgcggggcggggcctgcgtgAGGAGGGCCCTGCCGTGGGCGGGGCTTGGGGAGGCCGAAGCTTGATTGGGGTGAATGGTGACAGAGGAGCCTGGGAACTGCGGGGCGGGGTCTGAGAGGGGCGTGGCCTTCGCGAGGTGGGGCCTGGGAAGGGCGGGTCTTGAGAGGAGCGGATGATGGCAGCGGGGCCTGGGAGCTGCAGGGCGTCGCCCGAGAGGGGGCGTGGCCTTAgcgggggtggggcctgagaaccGAGGGGCGGGGCGCAGGCCAGTGGGAGGAGTTTGGAGGGGAGGATGGGGCCCTAGGCCGGGGTTTGGGGATTGTAGAGGCGGGGCTCAGTTTAGGGCACCGAGTCTGAAGGAAAACGGGGCGGGCTGTAGGACAGAGGGCCCGGAAGCGGGTGGGCAGGACGGACGGaagcggggcggggcctgggggtggTGGGGCGGGGCTTGGAAAGGCTCGAGGGGGCACGATCAGGGCAGGCAGGGAGCGGGGCGTGGCCACAGGGGGCGAGGCGGTGGTGGGGGCGGAGACGGGGCGGGGCATTCAGAGCGGCCCTGCCCCTCCGCCTTTCCCACAGGTGCTCCTGAGGAACGCGCTGGCCAAGCTCAGTGGCTCCAAGAGGGACTTCGCGTTCTGCGGCGAACTCAACGTCAGCGTCTGCCCTCCCAGCCAGATGGCGAAGCGCGTGCGCGGGGCCCGGAGGGGCGGGGCCCGGAGGGGCGGGGCCCGGAGGGGCGGGGcccggcggggcggggcccggcGGGGCGGGGCCCAACCGGCCTTGCCTGGCCCAGTCAAGCTGGAGAGGGCCCGGGCGCGTGGGCCACGTGGCTCTTGACGTGGCCTCGCCTGGCAGGTGCTCCCGGGCAGGCCTGCTGTGACTCACCTCTGACCCTCCCCACCCA
This genomic interval from Dasypus novemcinctus isolate mDasNov1 chromosome 30, mDasNov1.1.hap2, whole genome shotgun sequence contains the following:
- the LOC101424089 gene encoding PAT complex subunit Asterix isoform X1, which translates into the protein MSANSMSDPRRPNKVLRYKPPPSESNPALDDPTPDYMNLLGMIFSMCGLMLKAVHLCRGDVLSAEPSAHDAPLVMLGQRACILDPLSTPPPRPGPRLLSVLRSVASATALGSPS
- the LOC101424531 gene encoding lysosomal alpha-mannosidase-like isoform X3 — protein: MGKGAWASGVRAGCSQAAAGPGTRSLAVKPPLPPRLFFLLLLLEAPGARASGYETCPKAQPNMLNVHLVAHSHDDVGWLQTVDQYFYDTKNNIHYVGVQYILDSVVSALLAKPTRRFIYVEMAFFTRWWHQQTNATKAIVQDLVRQGRLEFANGGWVMNDEATTHYGAIVDQMTLGLRFLEDTFGADGRPRVAWHIDPFGHSREQASLFAQMGFDGLFFGRLDYQDKKVREEMLEMEHVWRASASLRPPAADLFTGVLPNRYDPPVDLCWDSLCGNKPVVDDAGSPEYNADQVVGHVLYQAAVQSQHYRTNHVMMTMGSDFQYQNANMWFKNLDKLIRLVNAQQANGSGVHVLYSTPACYLWQLHKANLAWSVKKDDFFPYADEAHAFWTGYFSSRPALKRYERRSYNFLQVCSQLEALAGPAANEGPYGSGDSAPLGEAMAVLQHHDAVSGTSKQHVADDYARQLAAGWGPCEVLLRNALAKLSGSKRDFAFCGELNVSVCPPSQMAKRFEVIIYNPLGRKIDWMVRLPVTKGAFLVKDPNGKSVPSEVVTVPSSDIQGPHPELLFSASVPALGFSIYSVARLPARRPHFHPLPPTPLEPKTRLLTIKNKHIRAAFDPNTGLLVELENLDQKLVLPVEQAFYWYNANIGDKLSSQVSGAYIFRPEQDAKPVRNSAATRLVKTPLVQEVHQNFSAWCSQVVRLYPGQRHLELEWTVGPIPVDEDRGKEIVSRFDTPLETGGRFYTDSNGREILERRRDYRPTWDLDQTEPVAGNYYPVNTRIYITDGKVQLTVLTDRSQGGSSLRDGSLELMVHRRLLRDDNRGMGEPLAEAGTDGQGPGLWVRGRHLVLLDKAEAAAAGHRLQAEREVLAPQVVLAVGGGTPYRRGAAPRKQFSALRRELPPSVHLLTLARWDSRTLLLRLEHQFAVGEDSGRNLSSPVTLDLRYLFSAFTITHLRETTLAANQPRRAASRLQWNTNTGPVPQTAPPALDPIAVTLRPMEIRTFLASVQWKENGRTNPS
- the LOC101424089 gene encoding PAT complex subunit Asterix isoform X2 produces the protein MSANSMSDPRRPNKVLRYKPPPSESNPALDDPTPDYMNLLGMIFSMCGLMLKLKWCAWVAVYCSFISFANSRSSEDTKQMMSSFMLSISAVVMSYLQNPQPMTPPW